Within Massilia endophytica, the genomic segment CGGGCTCCCCGCTGCGCGGCCGCTTCCTGCAGGACGTGGTGTGGATGGCGAACACCTTCGGCTCGGCCTACCGCCTGTGGTTCTACCCCGCCGACCTGGATGCTACGGAGGAGAACTGCCAGGGCCGCGACGCCCTGCGCCGCCGCATCGAATCGAGCTTCGCCGAACTGGATGAACGGCTGAGCGCCAACGGCCCCTATCTGCTGGGCGAGCAGTTCTCCGCCGCGGACCTGATGCTGACCATGTACATGCGCTGGTCACGCAAGATGCCGCGTCCCGCGACGGAGTGGCCTGCCCTGAACAAGCTGGCGGACCTGGTATGCGCGCGCCCCAGCTGGAAGCACGTGAACGCCACAGAAGGACTCAGCGGCTGGCGTTAAATGGCTTATGATGGCGGCATGTTCAAGAAATTACTCGCCGTCTTCGGCGGCCGCAAGGCCGCCGCCAACCCCTACCAGCAGGATGAGCTGAACCTCGTCTACAAGCTGCTGTTCTGCGACGATCCTTCCCTCGTCGCGCCCCAGGGGAAGCCCGCCAGCCACCTGTTCGGCGACAGCCCCGATCCCCGCGTGGTGAAAGCCATCGCGGACGACGCCGCCGAAGAGAGCCGCGTGCGCCTGCTGGCCTGGCATTGGCTGCGCAAGTCCGGCGCCCAATCCGATTCCACGGAACTGCTGGGCGTTGTGGTCGAAGTGCCGATGAAGGAAGGCCTGGACGCGCTGGCCGCCTATGCCGATGGCAGCGCGCGCTACATCAACCACACCGGCCGCGTGGCCGTCTTCGAAGGCGCGCCGGAAGATATCGCCCACCAGGCCCGCATGCTGGTGCATGCCGCCATTCCCGCCGCCGCCAAGGCGCCCCTGCGCGAACGGGGCGGCCCGCCCGCCATCGGCAACGTGCGCTTCAGTTTCCTGGGTGCGGACGGCCTGCACGTGCGGGAGGGCGGCTTCGGCGAAATCGACCGCGATTCGCTGGCGGGCCCCGTGCTGAAACAGGCCCAGACCCTGCTGGACCTGATCGTCAGGCAGGCGAGCTGACAGGAGCGGCGCTCGCGCCGCGCACATTGCCCACCCACCAGCAGCAGACCACGATCAGCCCTGCCGCGATCCAGCCATTCAAGCCATAGCCGCCGATGCGGCCCGACGCGTCCGTGGTCAGCCACATGCCGCCCACCAGCGCACCCAGCCCGGTTCCCACCTGCTGCAGCGCGGAGTTCGCGCTAAGGAAGGCGCCCCGCTTCTGCGGCTCGGGAATGGTCGTCATCAGCGCCTGCATCGGCACATTGCGGCCGGACATGGACACCATGAAGAATGGGAAGAAGACGATCAAGGCGGCCAGCGAGAGCTGGGGCAGGTGCGTGATCGCCAGCGTGGGCAGGATGGAGAACATGGCCGCGTAGCGGTAGACCCGGTGCTTGCCCGCCCTGTCCGACCAGGTGCCGATCATGCGCGAGGTGAAGAAGGTCGCGATCCCGCCCGCCATATAGATCCAGGTGATATCACCCGGATGCACGCCCAGGTTCCCCACCAGCACAGGCGAGATGAATGGGATGATCAGCATGCCCGTGAACATGTTCAGCATGGAGAGCGCAAAAGCCTTCAGGTGTGCCGGCACGCGGAACAGCCCAATCAGCCGTGGCAGCGCCTGCGACAGGGGAACCGGCGCGCCGAGATGGTCCTTCATCGGCGGCAGCACGCTTGCGCCCATGAGCCAGATCACCATCGAGAACACCACCAGCAGGTAGAACGGCGACTGCCAGCCGAACTTCGCGGCCATGCTCACGCCGAGCGGCACGCCCAGCACGGCGGCCATGCTGAAGGACGTCATGACGATGCCGGTGGCGTAGCCACGGCGGTTCGGCGCAATGAGGTCGCCGATGATGGCCATGACGATGGCGCCCAGCACG encodes:
- a CDS encoding glutathione S-transferase family protein — protein: MYTLYYSAGAASLALHAALFEIGAPYELVEVDLSKKRDASYLKLNPQGVVPTLVVDGEVLRESAALMLLLTERHPEAGLAPQPGSPLRGRFLQDVVWMANTFGSAYRLWFYPADLDATEENCQGRDALRRRIESSFAELDERLSANGPYLLGEQFSAADLMLTMYMRWSRKMPRPATEWPALNKLADLVCARPSWKHVNATEGLSGWR
- a CDS encoding MFS transporter, giving the protein MSAQPLSPGRERLILWLLALTQFTVIMDFIVMMPLAPQLMQAFSISAAQVSGAVSAYAWCAGLSGLLAVTYIDRFDRKRMLLSVFLLFNLSNLACALAPSFHVLVLSRAFAGLTGGVLGAIVMAIIGDLIAPNRRGYATGIVMTSFSMAAVLGVPLGVSMAAKFGWQSPFYLLVVFSMVIWLMGASVLPPMKDHLGAPVPLSQALPRLIGLFRVPAHLKAFALSMLNMFTGMLIIPFISPVLVGNLGVHPGDITWIYMAGGIATFFTSRMIGTWSDRAGKHRVYRYAAMFSILPTLAITHLPQLSLAALIVFFPFFMVSMSGRNVPMQALMTTIPEPQKRGAFLSANSALQQVGTGLGALVGGMWLTTDASGRIGGYGLNGWIAAGLIVVCCWWVGNVRGASAAPVSSPA